The Streptococcus sp. DTU_2020_1001019_1_SI_AUS_MUR_006 sequence GAGCAGTCAAATCCATAAGTACGGATGGCTTGCAAGAGTTTGCCTGCTTCCTCTTGATTTTCAGATGCTGTTGCAGGTAGATCAGCTTGAAGATTTTGTGCCAAGGCTTGAAAGACTTGGTTGAAGGCAGCCGTAGCTTCGTCTTCGTGACCTTTTTGGCGCTCGAGAGCCTGGTCCATGACTTCTTGACCATACTTATCTACCGCCTCTTGCTGGTATTTTTGATGGTCTTGATAGCTAAATCCAGTGAATTTTTCCTCAATAGTCATTTTTCTTTCTCCTTTTTGTTCTTGAATGGTTTTTTGCAAGGTGGAAATCAAGGTATCCAGATGTTGCCTTTCTCGAGTTAGATAGTCCAACTGCCTAGTCAAATGTGGTAACAAGTCCGTCTTTTCTTCCTTCAATAGCTCTGCTATTTTTTCTAAAGAAAAGCCTAGATACTTGTAATAAAGGA is a genomic window containing:
- a CDS encoding MerR family transcriptional regulator; protein product: MYHIKEAAQLSGVSIKTLYHYDKIGLLVPLKSENGYRTYSQEDLERLQVILYYKYLGFSLEKIAELLKEEKTDLLPHLTRQLDYLTRERQHLDTLISTLQKTIQEQKGERKMTIEEKFTGFSYQDHQKYQQEAVDKYGQEVMDQALERQKGHEDEATAAFNQVFQALAQNLQADLPATASENQEEAGKLLQAIRTYGFDCSIEVFGHIGKGYVYNPEFKENIDKFGQGTAQYTSDVIAHYVSKQTR